From one Branchiostoma floridae strain S238N-H82 chromosome 3, Bfl_VNyyK, whole genome shotgun sequence genomic stretch:
- the LOC118411099 gene encoding uncharacterized protein LOC118411099: protein MTIALALCASVLAILSSTTVSTTEHFVPLDSTDLHYRVRRQGPLAFAQRPVSISAELEDTVIFQCSAESNGGQPTSTWHKDGQRVASSQTGIFLLANKNLLVLVSRDNLGTYTCQLELDGDVITADARLTLKSDEDKVDFLERPQNASVNFGERQVFRCKVAGDIQPAWLKDGSSMFLDGQRVFQHRGDLHITSATVADTGRYTCSVSNGEQTAEVHAWLAVNVDTELVCGRPVYKKGPEGFIVGGTEADPGTIPWQAMLWDVRPTRNRHFCGGALVNSQWVVTAAHCIVEAEVTKDDFIVRLGKQVAKRGVFEENERSYTVQEVVVYDGFVHDTYDADLALIRLTEKVLYTDYILPVCLPSVGRARRLIRPGSAGTVSGWGRVVEGGPYSNVLKKVLIPRVSQGRCRRAHPQYDVTRNMFCAGRPGGGEDACDGDSGGPFTVFDEDREYLLGVVSWGDGCALAGKFGVYTRLHKFFAWIQATIVEENDQEEAGCVNLGAIANGRVVIDNSATPAQARYYCDAGYRLEGTAVRMCDSGGRWSEETPRCTALQCPPVEAPRNGAVRTPRRQHGDVTAYTCDSGYELKGPRSRVCQYGEWVGNEPRCEPAGCSIPNRPENGHVRYETRTHGSLATYTCTTGYDLAGPHMRECVRGQWAGSEPACEKGAVLCPPVEAPANGAVQVSGRQAGDRARFTCAPGYNIIGPQSILCEDGVWAGDEPTCQPKQEDFPRDCTDWYDQGQKDSGVYSIQPSDDSGGISSAWCEFDEDGAWTVIQRRQDGSVDFFRSWQEYKDGFGDAAGEYWLGNDNIYHLTNQAQYKLRIDMEAFDGRTFFAEYSHFRVENEANDYKLRLGNHSGNIRDGMTKLDRDQPFTTKDHGARQGSHCASVQKTGWWFGNVCLNWANLNGVYKDSGEYTGEQNGIFWFPLRGHGYPKLHSLKKVTMKLRRLAEPDETASGKDCAELYSQGKKGSGVHVIGDGVMVYCDMETSGGGWTVIQKRQDGSTDFFLEKGWEEYKRGFGVAHAEYWLGNDNIYDLVGGETPNRLRIDIEDWNGEKRYAEYGEFRIAGPDDNYRLHLAEYSGTAGDAMLNSRKVSNNGLQFSTKDRDNDPNDISNCAVQFKGAWWYSNCGSSNLNGKYYTEEPKHNVHGGIFWQPWKDRYYSFKKVEMKVRPASFPDNDDVEPTPTQTPAPEECKGQCGGSNCELKSVKNPVDHRTSGFYQGAWMKDPTGDPDTIYYMNNYYVGSILVYRNLEDFKNDLQQKTIKVSACGTGHAVYNGNFYSTRYHSNTMFKMNLKTGATVERVLLNAGSKNTYHYQGKGLTDIDFAVDEKGLWVIYATPQNGGRIVVSRLNPEDLSIMQTWNTTYNKKNAANAFMICGVLYTVVRQRGVDYSFNTTTGQEGSPGLPFPTVTSDIRHLSYNHRERKLYAWRAGHQVTYDLEIAGLPDKGSAPKLCRGKVCKDCSDAYNYHKQDGVYTIEPEPGMSFQVYCRMVGGGGWTVIQRRKDGSENFYRAWNDYKDGFGTPGDETWLGNEKIHALTKRGVYKLRVDLVDYQGNEEYAEYDLFYIAGEKDMYKLRLGDYSGTAGDSLRYHANHPFSTKDRDNDGHGTNCAAVNKGGWWHDGCYNANLNGKWYPQESHTRHPDGLVWWQWPHWENNYQFSLKSTEMRIKFQPDAQDTELYVDCDAVKRSGAQSSGVFWIRPRYVLEPFPVRCDLQDGQGAWTVIQQRKHTESENFTRGWEDYKNGFGVISREYWLGNEKIHLLTKEGGVRVKIQVESFGGLRQSYEFDNFKVAGEEENYRLTLTDYTGRPDSCMERAGQDLNGMAFSTIDRDNDRAGYSCAERWNGGWWYRGCSLLILNGVIKEYNGHDEYREVTGRGEGLYNVCLQQGPPVSLSTVTIKIQARERADVYRDCDHARGEGKTASGVYQIQPQGATAPFSVFCEMESSGGGWTVIQTANQGKARVNFTRGWDDYKTGFGDLEGELWLGLENIYTLTNQGQYALQIDFKSYTGVSSYTLYSSFKVASEADSYRLHLGQRLRGTSDCLNTRSTGKNVTGMAFSTFDRDHDLARYNCAEKFRGGWWFNSCSSVILNGVKKYWKTHDQYYKEVRQGLGLYNVCLQQGPPVSLSDVIMKISTFPNLS from the exons ATGACGATCGCACTGGCATTGTGTGCGAGTGTCCTCGCTATTTTGAGTTCAACGACCGTGAGTACTACAGAACA CTTCGTACCACTCGACTCTACGGACCTGCACTACCGAGTACGCCGCCAGGGGCCGCTCGCCTTTGCCCAGCGCCCTGTCAGCATCTCCGCGGAGCTGGAAGACACTGTCATCTTCCAGTGTTCTGCGGAGTCCAACGGCGGACAGCCAACTTCAACATGGCATAag GATGGGCAGAGAGTTGCTTCCTCCCAGACTGGAATTTTCCTCCTGGCCAATAAGAACCTTCTGGTGCTGGTGTCACGTGACAACCTCGGCACCTACACATGTCAGTTGGAGTTGgatggtgacgtcatcacggcTGACGCCAGGCTCACTTTGAAGTCAG ATGAAGACAAAGTTGACTTCCTAGAACGTCCCCAGAACGCGTCTGTCAACTTTGGAGAACGCCAGGTTTTCAG GTGTAAGGTCGCTGGTGACATCCAACCAGCATGGCTGAAGGACGGGAGCTCCATGTTCCTTGACGGACAGAGGGTGTTCCAGCATCGGGGGGACCTGCACATCACCTCCGCCACCGTGGCTGACACCGGTCGGTACACCTGTTCAGTGAGTAACGGGGAGCAAACAGCGGAGGTGCATGCCTGGCTAGCCGTTAACGTGGACACTGAACTGG TTTGCGGTCGCCCCGTGTATAAAAAGGGCCCCGAAGGTTTTATTGTGGGCGGGACGGAGGCTGATCCAGGCACCATCCCATGGCAGGCCATGTTGTGGGACGTGAGGCCTACTAGAAACAGGCACTTCTGTGGCGGCGCTTTGGTCAACTCTCAGTGGGTCGTCACTGCGGCTCACTGCATCGTGGAGGCAGAGGTTACAAAGGACGACTTCATAG TTCGCCTGGGTAAGCAAGTGGCAAAGCGCGGGGTTTTCGAGGAGAACGAGCGGTCCTACACGGTGCAGGAGGTTGTCGTGTACGACGGGTTCGTCCACGACACGTACGACGCGGATCTTGCACTCATACGTCTGACAG AGAAGGTACTGTACACGGACTACATCCTGCCGGTGTGCTTGCCGTCTGTGGGCCGCGCTAGGCGTCTCATCCGGCCGGGCTCTGCCGGAACTGTGTCGGGATGGGGCCGTGTGGTGGAGGGAGGACCTTACTCTAATGTTCTAAAAAAG GTGCTGATTCCCAGGGTGTCGCAGGGCCGTTGCCGGAGGGCACACCCACAGTATGACGTCACCAGAAACATGTTCTGCGCAGGTCGACCCGGTGGGGGAGAGGACGCGTGCGACGGGGACAG TGGAGGCCCTTTCACCGTTTTTGACGAAGACCGTGAGTACCTGCTCGGCGTGGTGAGCTGGGGAGACGGCTGTGCCTTGGCGGGAAAGTTCGGAGTGTACACGCGGCTGCACAAGTTCTTCGCCTGGATACAAGCTACCATCGTAGAAG AAAATGACCAAGAAGAGGCAGGGTGCGTGAACCTCGGTGCCATCGCAAACGGCAGGGTGGTTATTGACAACAGCGCCACCCCCGCCCAAGCCCGGTACTACTGTGACGCTGGCTACCGTTTGGAGGGTACCGCTGTGCGCATGTGCGATTCGGGTGGACGATGGAGTGAGGAAACACCAAGATGCACTG CATTGCAGTGCCCACCTGTTGAAGCCCCGAGAAACGGTGCCGTACGGACACCGAGGAGACAACACGGAGACGTGACCGCGTACACGTGCGACTCTGGGTACGAGTTGAAGGGGCCGAGAAGTCGTGTCTGTCAGTACGGGGAGTGGGTTGGGAACGAGCCGAGGTGTGAACCCGCGG GTTGTTCCATTCCAAACCGTCCCGAGAACGGCCACGTACGTTATGAGACCCGAACTCACGGCTCCCTAGCGACATATACCTGCACGACAGGTTACGACTTGGCCGGGCCGCACATGCGGGAGTGCGTCAGAGGACAGTGGGCAGGCAGCGAGCCAGCCTGCGAGAAAGGAG CGGTGCTGTGTCCGCCCGTCGAAGCCCCGGCGAACGGCGCTGTACAAGTGTCGGGGAGGCAAGCTGGGGACAGGGCCAGGTTTACGTGTGCTCCTGGGTACAACATCATAGGGCCGCAAAGCATTCTGTGTGAGGACGGAGTCTGGGCTGGGGACGAGCCGACATGTCAGCCTAAAC AAGAGGACTTTCCCCGTGACTGTACCGACTGGTACGACCAGGGACAGAAGGACTCCGGTGTCTACTCCATCCAGCCTTCAGACGACTCCGGCGGCATCTCCAGCGCCTGGTGTGAGTTTGATGAGGACGGCGCCTGGACAGTCATCCAGCGGAGACAAGACGGCTCTGTCGACTTCTTCCGCAGCTGGCAGGAATACAAGGACG GTTTTGGTGACGCGGCAGGAGAATATTGGCTTGGTAACGACAATATCTATCACCTTACCAACCAAGCTCAATACAAGCTACGTATAGACATGGAGGCCTTCGACGGGCGAACGTTCTTCGCCGAATATTCACATTTCCGAGTAGAGAACGAAGCCAACGACTACAAACTTCGGCTCGGAAACCATTCGGGAAACATCCGAGATGGCATGACGAAGTTGGACAGAGATCAACCATTTACAACTAAAGACCATGGAGCGAGACAGGGGTCGCACTGCGCAAGCGTACAGAAAACCGGCTGGTGGTTTGGCAACGTGTGTCTTAACTGGGCCAACTTGAACGGGGTCTACAAAGACAGTGGGGAATACACCGGGGAGCAAAATGGCATCTTCTGGTTCCCACTCAGAGGGCATGGCTACCCCAAACTACACTCCCTGAAAAAGGTGACTATGAAGTTACGCCGCCTAGCAGAACCTGACGAAACCGCAAGTGGAAAGGACTGCGCTGAACTGTACAGCCAAGGGAAGAAGGGCAGTGGCGTACACGTCATTGGCGACGGCGTCATGGTTTACTGCGACATGGAAACGAGTGGAGGAGGATGGACGGTGATCCAAAAGCGACAGGACGGTTCAACAgacttttttcttgaaaaagGTTGGGAAGAATACAAACGGGGGTTTGGTGTAGCTCATGCAGAGTATTGGCTTGGTAACGACAACATCTACGATCTAGTAGGAGGAGAAACGCCTAATAGACTACGCATTGATATCGAGGACTGGAATGGCGAGAAAAGGTACGCAGAATACGGTGAATTTAGAATTGCTGGCCCCGACGACAACTACAGACTCCACCTGGCGGAGTATAGTGGAACTGCAGGAGATGCCATGCTGAATTCACGCAAGGTGAGCAACAACGGATtgcagttcagcaccaaggacagggacaacgATCCCAACGACATCTCGAACTGTGCCGTGCAGTTTAAAGGTGCTTGGTGGTACAGCAATTGCGG ATCATCAAACCTTAACGGTAAATACTACACGGAAGAGCCAAAACACAACGTTCACGGGGGCATCTTTTGGCAGCCATGGAAGGATAG aTACTACTCCTTCAAAAAAGTAGAGATGAAGGTTCGTCCCGCCAGTTTTCCAGACAATGATGATGTTGAGCCcactccaacacaaacaccgGCTCCTGAAGAGTGTAAAGGACAGTGCGGCG GCTCGAACTGTGAGTTAAAGAGTGTGAAGAATCCTGTGGACCACAGAACGTCTGGTTTTTACCAGGGGGCATGGATGAAGGATCCCACCGGCGACCCCGACACCATCTACTACATGAACAACTACTACGTAGGATCCATTCTGGTTTACAGAAACCTGGAAGACTTCAAGAACGACCTTCAGCAAAAGACTATCAAGGTGTCTGCCTGCGGCACAGGTCATGCTGTCTACAACGGCAACTTCTATTCTACAAGATATCACAGTAACACGATGTTCAAGATGAACTTGAAGACAGGGGCTACGGTCGAAAGGGTCCTTCTAAACGCTGGAAGCAAGAACACGTACCACTACCAAGGAAAGGGTCTCACGGACATAGACTTTGCAGTCGACGAGAAAGGATTATGGGTAATATACGCCACGCCCCAAAATGGCGGCCGCATCGTGGTGAGTCGTCTGAATCCGGaggacctgtcaatcatgcaaacgtGGAACACGACGTACAACAAGAAAAATGCTGCCAACGCTTTCATGATATGTGGAGTGCTGTACACAGTTG TTCGGCAGCGAGGGGTCGACTACTCCTTTAACACGACGACCGGACAGGAGGGTTCTCCCGGCCTGCCATTTCCTACTGTGACCAGTGACATCCGGCATCTGTCCTACAACCATCGGGAACGGAAGCTGTACGCCTGGCGCGCGGGGCACCAAGTCACGTATGACTTAGAAATCGCCGGTCTGCCTGACAAGG gGAGTGCACCAAAATTATGTAGAGGAAAAGTATGCAAAG ATTGTTCCGATGCTTACAACTACcacaaacaagatggcgtctACACAATTGAGCCAGAACCAGGCATGTCATTCCAG GTCTACTGTCGTATGGTTGGCGGAGGTGGGTGGACTGTGATTCAGCGGAGAAAGGACGGCTCCGAAAATTTCTATCGCGCCTGGAACGACTACAAAGATGGATTCGGAACCCCGGGGGACGAGACGTGGCTTGGGAACGAGAAGATCCATGCGCTCACCAAACGCGGTGTATACAAACTCCGTGTCGACCTGGTCGATTACCAGGGGAACGAAGAATATGCGGAATACGACCTGTTCTACATTGCAGGCGAGAAAGACATGTACAAACTGCGTCTGGGAGACTACAGTGGCACCGCGGGGGATTCCTTACGTTACCATGCCAACCAcccgttcagcaccaaggacagggacaacgATGGTCACGGAACAAACTGTGCGGCCGTGAATAAAGGAG GATGGTGGCACGATGGCTGTTACAACGCCAACCTGAACGGGAAGTGGTACCCACAGGAGTCCCACACACGGCACCCTGACGGACTGGTGTGGTGGCAGTGGCCGCACTGGGAGAACAACTACCAATTCTCGCTCAAGTCCACGGAGATGAGGATCAAGTTTCAACCAGACGCTCAAG ATACCGAATTGTACGTAGACTGTGACGCCGTGAAACGCTCAGGTGCACAGAGCAGCGGAGTGTTCTGGATCCGTCCGCGGTACGTGCTCGAGCCTTTCCCCGTCCGCTGCGACTTGCAAGACGGTCAAGGCGCCTGGACCGTCATCCAGCAGCGAAAGCACACCGAGAGTGAGAACTTCACGCGGGGTTGGGAAGACTACAAGAACGGTTTCGGCGTCATCTCCCGAGAATACTGGCTTGGAAACGAAAAGATTCACCTACTCACGAAGGAAGGGGGCGTCAGGGTCAAGATCCAAGTTGAATCCTTCGGTGGTCTACGACAATCGTACGAGTTCGATAACTTTAAGGTGGCGGGAGAAGAGGAGAACTACCGGTTGACGTTGACCGACTATACAGGAAGACCCGATTCGTGCATGGAAAGAGCTGGTCAGGACTTGAAtgggatggcgttcagcaccatagacaggGACAATGACAGGGCTGGGTACAGTTGTGCGGAGAGGTGGAATGGGGGCTGGTGGTATAGGGGCTGCTCTCTACTGATACTTAACGGGGTCATAAAGGAATATAATGGCCACGATGAGTACCGTGAAGTAACGGGGAGAGGGGAGGGCCTATATAACGTTTGCTTACAGCAAGGACCACCCGTATCGCTTAGTACAGTCACTATTAAGATACAGGCCAGGGAGCGGGCCGACGTGTACCGGGACTGTGACCACGCTCGTGGCGAAGGGAAAACAGCCAGCGGGGTCTACCAGATTCAACCCCAGGGGGCAACCGCACCTTTCTCCGTCTTCTGCGAGATGGAGTCTTCGGGGGGAGGCTGGACTGTGATCCAAACGGCGAACCAAGGGAAGGCACGGGTCAACTTCACCCGGGGCTGGGACGACTACAAGACAGGTTTCGGTGACCTAGAGGGTGAGTTGTGGCTCGGGTTGGAAAACATATACACTCTGACCAACCAGGGCCAGTATGCGCTCCAGATAGACTTCAAGAGCTACACAGGGGTTTCCAGCTACACTTTATACTCCTCCTTCAAAGTGGCAAGCGAGGCAGACAGCTACCGCTTACATCTGGGACAACGGTTAAGGGGTACTAGCGATTGTTTGAACACTCGCTCAACTGGAAAGAACGTCACTGGAATGGCCTTCTCGACATTTGACAGGGACCACGACCTGGCGAGGTATAACTGTGCGGAGAAGTTCAGAGGCGGCTGGTGGTTTAATAGCTGCTCCAGTGTAATTCTTAACGGGGTGAAAAAGTACTGGAAAACCCATGATCAGTACTACAAGGAGGTCCGCCAAGGTCTTGGCCTGTACAACGTGTGTCTGCAACAGGGTCCACCAGTCTCTCTCTCTGACGTCATTATGAAGATCTCTACATTTCCTAATTTGTCGTAG